The genomic window AAGAGAACTTTTCACTACAGATCATGTTATGCTTGGAATGAACTCCCTCAAGACATCCGTAGAAACTTTTCTTCCATGACCCTTAATACTTTTAAAACTGTATTTCAGATTTGtgattaaaattttatcaatttccacaaatttattcaactttttgtcttttctttatATCTGATTGCCAAACATGTacattgttataatattattagtatttaATCATGTAACTATTTGTGTTACCAGACCTGATGTAAAAATGaacctgatgtacaatgtaaataatgTATCATGTAACTTTTGATTCCATGTAttgcttttaatttaatttatattaacctctgtcatgaaattgtacaatgtatatgtatattgtgaattgtcactcagggcccccttggagatcagtactagttactgaaggggctaccctggttaaagaaagattaaataaataaataaataaaccctcACAGCATAAGCAAGCTTAATGTTTACTTTCAACAAGACATCAGAATGGCTTAATGCCAAAAGTGAAGAGGAGGCAACAAACCTTTCCTAGTGGAAACAAGAAAACAGGTGGCTAGGACTGAAGCGGTGTTTAAAGCCAGGCAGAAGAAAATGAAGGAAAGGAAACAAGAGCTATAAAAGAGAAAAATTTCAAAAGGAGGAAACAGctaggcagaaaaagttaaatgTCAAGATTCAGCAAGCTAATGACATTTGTTATTGGGGATCGACTCCTCCAAAGTGAGGAGCAAGTTGACCATGCCATGCTAGGATTGTCCCAAGCAGAGAAGTTGAACCTTCTAAAGCCCCAACTGATATTCAGAAGAAACCTTCTAAAACAGAAAGTTGATGACCCCAAAGTGTATAACTTTGCAGTTCAAGAAAGGGAAGGGAGTAGGAAGTGAAGACAACTTTCGCCAGATGAATTGGCATCTAATGTGAAACAGCTTATTAGAGCCAGCGAAGGGAGAGATCATCACCAGGAGGAAGAAACCAGTGGCGGTCTTGTAAATAAGAGAGTGAGACATAGATTTCAAACAGAAGAGCCTGAGAGGGCACAAAATGGTGGAGTGGAAAAGTGATATCCTAAGTAAGAACAATTACTGGTGATCTGCATGCACAACATTGATCCCCATCGTATTTTACTATAAAGAGTAAAGACCACTTGCATGCAGTTACTGTCAGACCATGAATGTTCATAATAATTACTACATTTTTCTTCCACAGATATGAATGTCTTAAAATAGGTCAATTTTTAGAACACTTTCCATGCATTTTATATGTTTGAGTTGTTTCACATAACTGTTGATAAAGTTTTGTGTTCTGTACATCATTAAGTTCTTATTAActataatcttaaccatatttttaattttactgTTACAATTAACTACTTGCATACAGTTACTACCTCACCAATGTTTAATACTAAACACCGTTTTTCTTCCAcatatattatttttgttttcttttgactTAAGTCAGTTCTTTAGCACACTTTGCATGGCGTTCTGCAGTCTGCACATCATTGAGTTCTTGATGATTTTGATAATGTACTGGATAGTCTTGATTAAAAAATGTGTGGTGTATCAAATCGTCGCTCTAATATGTAATGATGTGCACAAAACTCTGCAtccagaaaatattaagaaatttgCAGCTGTATTTCGACCTAAGCATTTTGAGACTGAAGACGGTTTAAAGTTATGCATTACGACATGCTTGTAAAGCCTTGTATACAAATTAAATTGCTGATGAAAAGATGCAATCTTTTGCAACAttctatagtgtgtcttgtctcaagttaagagtaacgccatgttggatttcgcagtggaaGATTTAAATCAGTGTGTTTATGCAGTTGTGtcgccagcgtacggacaaatctGCCTTCAAATAAGTCCCTATTACAGTCATACAGGCCAGCAAACCAGTCAAATAGTCTAAGGGTGCAAATATTCTAGTGCTGGTATCGACAAGGCTTTGTCGATAAAATTGTTGACAAAAGCACTTTTGCCGATTGTCGACAAGAGCTTTGCATGTATCgacaaaaagtaaacaaaaacttCGTCTAAGAAAGCTTGAAAAGTTTAACATCCTAACAAAAATTTACCAAGTATTTTCGGCAATTTCAGGTTCTTTTATCATGCTCCGTGTGTCAGAATAAATCCACAAGGTGATAGGATTGTTTAAGCATAATTTCCTTGCCATAGGCCACCCTCATGATGCTATATACACCATGCCGCTATGAGTACTCCATCcaattaaaacgccattttgtgtaTGAAGTCATTGAGATTGTAAATGCACACCCACATTCCTTACGTACGTACATACTACTTCAGTCAAAATATAGTTCCAGCATCTTGCACGTGTGTGCTGGTGTAGCCGTACACTGCATTATGTAGGAGCTTTGCGTAATCCAAGACGTAGCAAATAGGTGAAATTCTCAGCTGCAGATGATTCATCGCGTGCTGAAGATTTTCCCAGCTGTGTATAAGGTATTATATGATCACAAGGCTTCTCACCTTATACTTGATGCAGAGGAAGTGAAGAAGTTGGAACAGATCAAAGACCTGTTAGCAAAGTTTGAAGTGGCCACTGAGATGGTATCAGGAgataaattgccccccccccattcaaAATTCAGTCACAATAAATTAGAGATCATTGAACCTTTTAAAACGATCCTTCATATTTGTATCCACAAAACTGTAGAATCAGACATTTCTTTCATGTAATTCAGATATTATCTCTAAGTTGGTTTTAGTTTACAAATAGAACTTCTTGTGAAATGAGAGCAGTTTCTGAATTCAAATACCCCTTTAAGTATAACAGCATTCCTCAAAGTAGGATATATCGTAATGCGACACTATCAATATGATGCAATGTTGTTCAACTGATAATGTGATATAGTCCAATGCAACACACTCAATGTAGTGCAAAGGCAGAAATCTCAATGTGGTGCAATTTTGCTCAATAATCTATTGCAATGCAACACTCAAAATGTTCAATACTGTTCAGCTGATCTATTGCAATGCAAATCTCAATGTAATGCCATATTTCTCAACCAATCTATTGCAACTCAATGTAGCGGAATATTGTTCCAAATATCTGCTGCGAAGCAACTCTCTCACCGGGGTGCAAAATTGCTTTACTTTACTATTGCAATGCAACAATCTCATTGTGATGCAATTTTGCCCAACCCAAAATGCAACACTTTCAATCTGGTGATATCTTGAGATCTTTCAATCTGGCTGATATATTCCAATGCAATAATCTCATTGTGATGCAATTTTGCTCTATACGTAACGCAACTATCAATGTGGTGCAATATTGCTCTACTTATCTATTGCAATACAACTCTCCATAATACATGTAGTGTCATATTGCTTAACAGCTCCATTGCAATGCAATGTAGTACAATATTATTCAACTGATTTGTTGCAATGCAACACTCTCAATGTCTTGATACATTGGTATACAACTTTTTTCATTACAAATGTTTCATGTTGCATTCTCACTCACCTTGACAACATGCTGAATGTTGATTCTTACATCCATAAATgagacctgttcccacaaaacGAGACGAaagttgaaaatatttatattttagttATAGCAATATTCATTTTATCTGttcatcataagctttaaaatggtataaacATTACCAGGATTGCTCCCTCATTTGGTGTTTGAAATTCAATTGTTTCAAAGtagaattcttttgttttgtatgttttttttggTCTGATCAATGAACCATATCTCCTTTTCTTCCGTGGCGAATATCCATCTATTTTTTTGTGAAAACGGGTCTCAAATGTggaactttgacaaaaatgattTTCACATATCtaaaatttatcaaatattgCACAGAAACTTTGCTACATAATACAAGTACTGATAGGATATAGTCCACCTGCAATGGCGCTGTCATCAACTAGCCTTAATGTTCCTTCTGTCTGTGAAGATCTTCTCTTTAGTTAGTAGCCCTAGCAGATTGGTAGTTACAGATCTGTCATAAAAAGTGGGAAGAAAATAACACCGTAAGAAATATATCAGAGTGGAGCCATTTTGCAGTGTTCTTATTGCAAAACTGCAAGGTTATAATGGCATCTATCTAAAACTGATGTCATTTATTAGCTCTGCCATTCAGACATTATATGTGCAATTTAAAACTTAAATTATTATGTAAGGAATTTAAGAAGATATATGGGATGGATACATTATGTGGTTGTTGAATGAACAGATTTTGCTCTTAACACATACAatatataaaatatgcaaaagGTTTTACATTGATGCATATTTTACTATGACACCATAACTATAAGCACAATAGATTGAATCCTTCGGCTACCATTCGAGAATCCTCAGATTCTGGACATGAGCTCTTATTAAATCCCCATCGCAATCTCCAATTCCCCCATCTCTCAGCACCTGTTGAATAATCTATCAGTTAGCTGGTTCTCTTACCTTATTGCATATTGTGGTACAGCCATAGAAAAGAGCACAAAGAACTGACTGGAATCTTGACAGATAGCATAGCATTTGTGATCTTCTCCACATATATAGGTTTCTTGTACTGAGTGACTATAAGAAGAGTACTCAGTACCTGAAGAGTCTGAAATTAAAGATAACAAAATACAATCATTTGCTGAATCAAGAGCATTTAATGCTAACAGAACTGTCGGTGTGTGAGTTTTCACAGAGAAACTGGAAAACTTCAGATGTTTCTTTCCTTTAATCTCCTGTACAATTTTGTCACATGCAATGGGTAATTACACTTTATCATAACTTTCTAGTCCAACTGGATTTATAGGTAGACAACATGTACGCTGTATCATGCTCATCTTGTCCTCTTGAACCTAGAGGGCTGAGTACAGGTATCAGAACTGGGGATGATTCACCTTCTCTTTTCGATTAGCTCTGACTTTACTTGGCCATAGCTCTGACTTTACTTGAACATGTGTGCTGCAATAGTTTTAACTTCCAAGTCTGCATTAATATGTCATTTTGAACGAACAAATTGCAACCATCTTCATGAATGTTGATCTTTATGAGTAGAGGATGTATTTGTGGAAGTTACCACTCCTATCATCATTAGTGAATGTGCTTCCTACCTTTCCTATCAGGACTGTGAACAGCTGGAAACAGTGTTCCTACTGTGTTCCTGTAGAATGTTGTCAGAATTTGTCGACGTCTAGGAATGGGTAAGTTGCCTTTTTCTGCTGCACTGCCTTCCCTAGCTGGCAGATGAATACTACATAGGCATTTATGCTGGTCTGTGTTTACTAGCAAATACCTGTCAGGGAAATAGTCAAACACTAATTATAATGTGAACTTTGCAACTAACAACTATTTTAGAACCtattatagtccatttggcttccttgaggCAGTGACTTCAGCACTTTGTtgtattttggtttttttagttACTTCACGAGTGTACAAATGTACCACCTTTGTAAACACCAGGGGCATAATTTGGATGCGAATCACAGAATTGATTGGCGCTGTGATTGGTGTTGGACGACTGAAATGTGAATCAGAATTgatttttttagtagcagtatgtCTACGGTTTCCAATCTTGAATAACAaataatttagggtctataacttaaaACACTTTATGTACCGAACCTACTGGaaatttcaaaagacaaggctgatagttttgaaatattggacataaattttatgaaaaagaagCTCCAAAGGAAGCTCAGATTGCACCAGAGAGCATCTAGAACCCCAGAGCTTCCAGGGCCCTTAGGCAGGCCGTAATGACTTTGCCTTAAGCGCTGTAATTCTCCAATTTTGGAATTGATTCTCCCAGAATTGGGTGaggagaatcaactttgattctccTGCGCTTCAACAAGTCTGAGGCCCTGTGCACACCAGTTCTTTGAGTCAAAGCACACAAATGTACCCACTGGAGCATGCACTGATATCACTGGCTTGAGGAACCCAAATGGACTATAGCCGCATTTACTTATTATTACTAACAACATAGGAATTAGAATGCAAGGATTTTATTAAAAACCTGGAATCAATCTTCCTTTTACGTGatactaaccaatcaaggatcaagGGAAGTTTGATTAAAAGATGGCAACTTACCCAAGTATACCAGTATCTATTGGTGTTCCTTTTGGGACGTTTTGTGGCGGTGCCTGTTTGCATGCTCTGAGAGGGTCCATATGAGGTCTCCAACACTGTTCAATTAATTGAGCTTCTGCTTCTGCTAATGTTGGTGTTGCTAGACAGAGCACACTGACAACTACGCCCGGTAACAGGTGAAAGCTGAGTAAACGATGTGGTACCTGATGATAAAGATATTCAATCACAGCTGTGAGTTGGAAGTTAATATCAAACAAATATGTTACCAGAGGTATTTTCAAAGTAAATGAAAATTTTCCTTCATCTGTTGAAagatttaaaactatttttgattAAACTTGACATGAAATGGATTGTAACTACGCCTACACATGAACAAGAGGAGATATTACagcctcatctcatctcatctcatccgaTCTTATATTTGAGAATGGTGGATGCACAGGAACTGCAGACATCCATGGTCAGGGATGAAAGTCGCATTTTGACAAAAAACCTGAATAAGAAATGGTATAAaactggacaacaaaaaagcctaAATTCAGGCAAAAGCTGTCCCTACATGGTTCCTGAACAGTGTTACTAAATTGAAAACAACATAAAAACGCATTTAAACAACAATGGCAATTGGCAGAGTAATGGTAATACAAATAAAATGTGTGTCCGCAGTCAGATATGGTAAGGCCAAATGGTGTATGTGTCTATGTTTGCTGGCTGTTAATCATAGATGTGGGGTGTgtagttgtgtgtgtgtgtgtgtgcgtgtttGTGTACAAATCATACCTTTGGACTAGCATGTGGTAGGTAAACAGGTACATCACTGGATGAATTGGAAGGGAGTGATTTGATGAACATGGCCAGTAACATCATCTCTTGACCACTAAGTGACCACCATTTTGACGTAGCAACCACCAGTCTACCATTACAATGCAGGCAACCAAATGTACTATCTGCACTATTCACAAAAGCTTCCAGTGGTTCCTGTAATATAAAGACAAGAGGTCTGATGAATAAGAAATTATACCTATGAATGAGAAAAATGAAGGACGGCACATATGGATCAATCTACTCAGTACTCAGGGGTGACAAAATGATTAACCCAAATCAAGGTACCTGGACTTAAAGAGTGACTAATGTTGGTCAGCCATGAGCAGCACAGAAGTTTGATGACAAATTAAGCCCAATTTTTCCTAATTATTACCTAATTAGGTTGGTTATCAAATTATATGTTATGAACACTGAATGCCGATTCTGATAAGGGTTCCTCTCAGTTTGCAGCAGTATTCCATCCAAGGGTTTTTCCTTCTAATTCAGATGATTGGTCGAACATTATTCATGATGAATATCAAATATGAGAAAAAATACTTGTTTTTTGATCttatattatgaatttttttcaCACCTGattttttgccatatttgtattaatgtttacacatgcctcaacttacacctaaatggaattggccaaatttgttgtgattGTAGGTCTACAGAGCAATCTCTGACATGATGTCATATACTGACATTAAGTCCCCCATATAactccatgttaaatggccaaattaAAGAGTGTGGTTTCTTCCACTTCACCGCactatttcggcttaaaatgatcagaaccCCTTATTAACAGTTActgctaatattatttcagcattttgggaaaagaatgacaaaattaaaatttacggAAATCACACACTTTGGCTTTGACAGCCTCAATACAGGTTTTAAACTATATCCAGCTTTCATTTGAAATAGTAATATGGTGAGGCAGTACACAAATAACAATTTTCCACCCCTCCATCTACAATAAATGGGCCTGCAAAGATATAACAGCTGACATATCTCCTTCCATCCCTACCTGTAATGTGATATTTTCAGGACAGGACAAGACATCCACAGTTTCCGTTAGATAACCAAATAAATCAGTTGTTCCTTCCAACAGGTTGTCTATTACATTGTAACATATCTGTCAAGAAATGAAAATCACTATTTGTCAATTATTATTTAGAATTTTactattactatacctcataaatgtTTATatggtaatccagacatcttattggttaataacgccagtgTCCAAATACGGTGTTTTTACTACTTCCCatgcggggaagtagtaaaaacttccgtcCACCCCTACAGTGCAATTATTTgctgagattaccgatggataataacacgcaaatttgatgtttttataaaacaaaatgtagTTTATGGAGTGTAAAAAAAATAGAATATGAATCTAAAGAGATTAAACAGAAATCCTCAAATTAAATATGGTAAGCAAATTAaacatatgattgacagaatgatgtcatcagtgagagatatcccaattgtagacaagatatcatcacagcatcattatctgctgaagacgctagtcggactagtgaaaacgttccaggtgagcgaaaaatagtgtagtgttgaagttaaaactttaattcagtTAAAATGTGGTTGGTTGCTAATCAGGAATAACAAAGTTACTATGCAGTTTTCATTGCTGGTTCGTCAACATCGTCATCTATAACAAAAGATTATCTTACCCTAAGATCCTTCCTAAGTCGCTCCACATTGCGGATGTTGACAAGGTTATCTAATCCAACAAGCATGACCTGTTAACAAAATGAAGGGGAGATAAAAAGTGGACAATTGATTGTATTaacaacaagaatttgtctttaaaaagacaaagttcacggatcaggtgtatagtactctactttggtctaactttcaatatCATTATACTATTACTAACCCACACatactaacctactctgcactgatttaacaataaacatgataaataagtgatttgaggcataaatgatacttgcatgttgactctggaaaataattgtcaaaaaaccttattttgcataaattaggtttttaagccacctacaggaaacaaacttacatcaaaatgtccactGTATCAGCCCACTTCCATGATCAgcccatcagatgctatttcccattcgacaccccattcctttttttaaaaagttttatttgGAACAgtgttcaattaactatagagaatGGACTTAATTTTGTGTGCTGTAGTTATATACTGAAGTAAATAGGCTGAATAGGATTCTATGCCttatcactaaataaataaaattatagctaattatactgaccatggtgacctgcttaaccaatcagttatatgtattgtcagcatgtgattgctataagccaattacaaacatgttt from Amphiura filiformis chromosome 5, Afil_fr2py, whole genome shotgun sequence includes these protein-coding regions:
- the LOC140151856 gene encoding protein fuzzy homolog, with the protein product MAVHLVCLTNDGGVPLFSRSKGDSKSLAFAEQGMLYGVQMFSQNHNITLQSTTTDEAKVVWRVFNQSVVLVILVADDGSPDVHLNTLLDNVFHAMVMLVGLDNLVNIRNVERLRKDLRICYNVIDNLLEGTTDLFGYLTETVDVLSCPENITLQEPLEAFVNSADSTFGCLHCNGRLVVATSKWWSLSGQEMMLLAMFIKSLPSNSSSDVPVYLPHASPKVPHRLLSFHLLPGVVVSVLCLATPTLAEAEAQLIEQCWRPHMDPLRACKQAPPQNVPKGTPIDTGILGYLLVNTDQHKCLCSIHLPAREGSAAEKGNLPIPRRRQILTTFYRNTVGTLFPAVHSPDRKDSSGTEYSSYSHSVQETYICGEDHKCYAICQDSSQFFVLFSMAVPQYAIRSVTTNLLGLLTKEKIFTDRRNIKAS